GTGCCATATAACTATCAGCGGCATGAAACGGTACACCTGCCATGGCAATCGTGTTGCCTGCTTTATCCGTCCCACGGCGCGTTAAGGTAATATCTAACAACTGGGCGGCACGTTTGGCATCGTCAAAAAATAGCTCATAAAAATCCCCCATCCGATACAGCAATAGCGCATTGGGATAGTTGGCTTTCATGGTCAAGTATTGCACCATCATTGGCGTATGGTCGGCTAAATCGTAGACCGCATCGCCTATTGTCAACGTTTTACTGGTAGCCGATTCTAATGCATCGGTGTTGAATGCAAGGGTATTTTGAACGGAGGGTTTAACAGGCATGCACAGTCTCTTATCAGTCTTTTAAAAAGGTCATACGCTTCAAGCAGTCATGGGCTCAGAACCATAAATGTTCTGTTATCAATACTTCAAAATAGCCCGATAACCATAAAAAATAGCGGTAGAATGAGGGCTATTTTAGCATAATTGACCCCCTTTAAACGTGCGCAAATAACTGCTCACTGCCCTTGTATCCATTAGCTGCATAACCATATATAATATCGACACACTTAATTGGGCGATACTTGATTAGGTAGTACTGAGTCGCTAGAAAGGGGTCGGGTGGTAAAGGGGCGACAGGCTCGTTTGTGCTGTAGCAACTTTGCTAAAATGACTGCGCTAAAGTGACTTTGCTGATTATCGAATATTTCCATAGGTTAAAAAATTATGTTATCAAAGATTGTAGGCAGTGTGGTTGGCACCAAAAATGAGCGTGAACTGAAGCGGATGCGTAAAGTCGTCGCTAAAATTAACGCGCAAGAGGCGGTCGTACAAGCCTTATCTGATGAGCAGCTACAACAAAAAACCCAAGAATTTAAAGACCGTTATCAAAACGGCGAAAGCTTGGATGCGTTATTACCAGAAGCCTTTGCCATTTGCCGCGAGGCGTCCTTGCGCGTCAACGGCATGCGTCACTATGACGTGCAGCTGATTGGTGGTATCACCTTGCACGAAGGCAAAATCGCAGAGATGAAAACCGGTGAGGGTAAAACCTTGATGGGCACCTTGGCGATGTATCTCAATGCCATCAGCGGTAAAGGCGTGCATTTGGTCACGGTCAACGACTATTTGGCAGCGCGTGATGCCGAGTTAAACCGTCCATTGTTTGCCTTTTTAGGCTTAACCGTTGGCGTGATTTACTCGCAGCAACCCGCGCAAGAAAAAGTCGATGCTTATCAAGCGGACATCACTTACGGTACTAATAACGAATACGGCTTTGATTATCTGCGCGATAATATGGTCTTTAGCTTGGGCGAGAAAAAACAGCGTCCACTAAACTTTTGTATCATTGATGAAATTGACTCTATCTTGATTGATGAGGCACGTACGCCGCTGATTATCTCTGGACAAGCGGAAGATTCGTCGCGGATGTATGCATTGATTAATACCATTATTCCATTGCTTATTCGTTCAAAAGATGAAGAAGCCAATAAAAATAATGAAGAAGAAGACTTTTGGATTGATGAAAAAAATCGTCAGATTGAGATTAGCGAAAAAGGCTATGAGAAAATCGAGCGCTTTTTAATTGAAGTGGGCGAACTGGGCGAAAATGAAAGCCTGTATAGCCCTAGTCGTTTGCCATTGCTCGCACACGTACAAGCCGCCATTCGTGCTCATCATGTCTTTGTGAAAAACGTCCATTACATCGTTGATGACGGCGAAGTGGTTATCGTTGATGAAAATACCGGTCGGACTATGCCCGGTCGCCGTTGGTCAGAAGGTCTGCATCAAGCCGTCGAAGCCAAAGAAGGCGTTGAAATTCAAGCGGAAAACCAAACCCTTGCGACCACCACTTTCCAGAACTTTTTCCGTCTATATGACAAGTTGTCTGGGATGACGGGTACAGCGGATACCGAAGCCGCCGAATTTAAATCGACCTATGATTTGGATGTCATCGTGATTCCAACCCATGAGCCGATTGCACGGATAGACTTAGAAGACCAGATCTTCTTAACCAAACTGGGTAAATATCAAGGCATTATCCGCGAGATTAAAGAGATTCAGGCAAAAGGTGCGCCCGTATTGGTCGGTACGGCAACTATTGAAGCCAGTGAAGAATTGTCTTATTTGCTTGATCAAGAAGGCGTCAAACACAACGTCCTAAACGCCAAGCAACATGAGCGCGAAGCCGAAATTATTGCGCAGGCAGGTAGCCCAAAAGCGGTGACCATTGCTACCAATATGGCAGGTCGTGGTACAGATATTATCTTGGGTGGTAACTGGCAGTCGTTTATTGAAGACATTGAGGCGGTCAGTCCTGAAGAAATGGCACGTCTAAAAGCCGAATGGCAAATCAAACATGACCAAGTGGTTGCGGCAGGCGGTTTGCATATCGTTGGTTCTGAGCGTCATGAGTCACGCCGTATTGATAACCAGTTGCGTGGTCGTGCCGGTCGCCAAGGTGACCCCGGTATGTCGCGCTTTTTCTTATCGTTAGAAGATGACTTAATGCGTATCTTTGCCGGTGATCGCGTCGTTAATATGATGCGCGCCATGGGTTTGAAAGAAGAT
This genomic window from Psychrobacter urativorans contains:
- the secA gene encoding preprotein translocase subunit SecA, with the protein product MLSKIVGSVVGTKNERELKRMRKVVAKINAQEAVVQALSDEQLQQKTQEFKDRYQNGESLDALLPEAFAICREASLRVNGMRHYDVQLIGGITLHEGKIAEMKTGEGKTLMGTLAMYLNAISGKGVHLVTVNDYLAARDAELNRPLFAFLGLTVGVIYSQQPAQEKVDAYQADITYGTNNEYGFDYLRDNMVFSLGEKKQRPLNFCIIDEIDSILIDEARTPLIISGQAEDSSRMYALINTIIPLLIRSKDEEANKNNEEEDFWIDEKNRQIEISEKGYEKIERFLIEVGELGENESLYSPSRLPLLAHVQAAIRAHHVFVKNVHYIVDDGEVVIVDENTGRTMPGRRWSEGLHQAVEAKEGVEIQAENQTLATTTFQNFFRLYDKLSGMTGTADTEAAEFKSTYDLDVIVIPTHEPIARIDLEDQIFLTKLGKYQGIIREIKEIQAKGAPVLVGTATIEASEELSYLLDQEGVKHNVLNAKQHEREAEIIAQAGSPKAVTIATNMAGRGTDIILGGNWQSFIEDIEAVSPEEMARLKAEWQIKHDQVVAAGGLHIVGSERHESRRIDNQLRGRAGRQGDPGMSRFFLSLEDDLMRIFAGDRVVNMMRAMGLKEDEAIEHKMVSRSIENAQGKVESRDFDARKNLLKYDDVANDQRKVIYGQRDDLLADMDLKEAIEAMHYDVYNAMINQFIPPGSVDDQWNVDGLEDELENEFKLYMPINDWLDEDRRLDEEGLRAKIINTALEHYRGRREQMDVQSAAQLERHFMLQSLDKHWKDHLTQMDQLRKGIHLRGYAQKNPEQEYKRESFELFQMMLGAIKSETVQDLSRVHIPTKAELEALEAQQRADAAQMQMHFEHDEVANLAGDSQPEPDARANDQMRVNLGGAAAAGIEGAADSAEPNPYAGMNISRNAPCPCGSALKYKQCHGKI